The Tolypothrix sp. PCC 7712 region CTGATGTCAATTGCTCAATCCCAAAATCTGACGGAAGAATTTGGTGAAGATGCGCGCGCATTGCTGAATTTGTTGAAAAATTCAGCGCCACTGCAAAACTTAATTGACAACCCTTTTATTCAGCCTGAAAAGAAAAAAGCAGTAATCACTCAAATATTGGGTGATGGCGCAAATCAGTACTTACGCAGATTTTTGCAGCTGCTGGTAGACAAGCGCCGGATTTTCTTCTTGGAAGCGATTTTGCAGCAGTATTTAGCGTTGTTGCGCCAGCTGAATCAAACCGTGTTAGCGGAAGTTACTTCAGCTGTTCCCCTCACAGAAGCTCAACAACAAGCTGTAAAAGACAAGGTTTTGTCCATCACTAATGCTCGCCAAGTAGAACTGGAAATCAAAACCGACCGTGATTTAATTGGTGGTTTGATCATTAAAGTAGGATCGCAGGTAATTGACGCTAGTTTACGGGGTCAGTTGCGCCGCCTTTCTTTGCGCTTAAGCAGTTCATAGAAATTCAGAAGTTTCGGTGAACCGATTACTCTGTTCCGTCTCCCAAGAAAAAAAGTTAGACACATGAGCATTTCAATCAGACCTGACGAAATTAGTAGCATTATTCAACAGCAAATCGAGCAATACGACCAAGATGTCAAAGTTGCTAACGTCGGTACCGTATTACAAGTAGGTGACGGTATTGCCCGGATCTATGGTCTGGAAAAGGCTATGGCTGGGGAGCTATTGGAATTTGAAGACGGCACAGTTGGCATCGCCCAAAACTTAGAAGAAGACAACGTGGGCGCGGTGTTAATGGGTGAAGGTCGGGAAATTCAAGAAGGTAGCTCTGTAACCGCTACTGGAAGAATTGCCCAAGTACCCGTAGGGGAAGCTTTGATTGGACGAGTTGTTGATGCATTAGGTCGTCCCATCGATGGCAAGGGAGATATCAAGTCTTCAGAAAGCCGTTTGATTGAATCTCCAGCTCCTGGTATTATCGCTCGTCGTTCTGTACACGAACCGATGCAAACCGGGATTACAGCTATCGACTCCATGATTCCCATCGGTCGCGGTCAGCGCGAGTTAATCATTGGTGACCGTCAAACTGGGAAAACCGCGATCGCAATTGACACCATCATCAACCAAAAAGGTGAAGATGTCGTTTGTGTCTACGTTGCCGTTGGTCAAAAAGCTTCCACCGTTGCTAACGTTGTCCAAACACTGCAAGACAAAGGCGCAATGGACTACACCGTAGTCGTCGCCGCTAACGCCAGTGACCCTGCAACTCTACAATTCCTCGCTCCTTACACCGGAGCCACCATTGCTGAGTACTTCATGTACAGAGGCAAAGCTACTCTCGTCATTTACGATGACCTTTCCAAGCAAGCCCAAGCTTATCGGCAAATGTCCTTGCTGCTACGTCGTCCACCCGGACGGGAAGCTTACCCCGGAGACGTATTCTACATTCACTCTCGCTTATTAGAAAGAGCAGCGAAGCTGAGTGATGAATTGGGTAAAGGTAGCATGACCGCCCTGCCAATCATCGAAACCCAAGCAGGTGACGTATCTGCATACATCCCCACCAACGTAATTTCGATTACCGACGGTCAGATCTTCTTGTCTTCTGACTTGTTTAACGCTGGTATCCGTCCGGCGGTAAACCCTGGTATCTCCGTATCCCGTGTAGGTTCTGCGGCGCAAACCAAGGCAATGAAGAAAGTTGCCGGTAAGATTAAATTGGAACTAGCACAATTTGACGACCTGCAAGCCTTCGCACAATTTGCTTCTGACTTAGATAAAGCTACCCAAGATCAGTTGGCCAGAGGTCAACGCTTACGGGAACTCTTGAAGCAGCCCCAAAATGACCCTCTGTCCGTATACGAGCAAGTAGCAATTCTCTACGCAGGTATCAACGGTTATTTAGATGATATCGCTGTAGACAAAGTTACTAGCTTCACCAAAGGTCTCCGCGATTACTTGAAGACCGGCAAACCTCAGTACGCTGAAGCAGTGAAATCTTCCAAAGCACTGGGTGACGCAGAAGAAGCTGCTTTAAAGGAAGCGCTAACCGAATTCAAAAAGACCTTCAAAGCAACAGCGTAACAATTTTGGATTTTGGAATTTGGATTTTGGATTAAATCTAAAATCCGAAACTCCAAATCTAAAATCTAAAATCTAAAATCTAAAATCGGAATATGCCCAATCTTAAAGCAATACGCGATCGCATTCAGTCGGTCAAAAACACCAAAAAAATCACAGAAGCCATGCGGCTGGTAGCGGCGGCGAGAGTACGCCGGGCGCAAGAACAAGTATTAGCTACCCGTCCATTTGCTGATAAATTAGCGCAAGTTTTATATGGTTTGCAAACCCGTCTGCGGTTTGAAGAAGCCAACTTGCCCCTGCTGAAAAAACGGGAAGTTAAAACAGTCGGGCTGTTAGTCATTGCAGGCGATCGCGGTCTGTGTGGCGGTTACAATAGTAACGTCATTCGCCGTGCCGAAAATCGTGCCAAGGAACTCCAAGCCGAAGGTATTAATTACAAATTTGTGTTGGTAGGACGTAAGTCTATCCAATACTTTCAACGCCGTGACCAACCCATTGATGCTACCTACAGCGGTTTAGAACAAATTCCTACCGCCGCAGAAGCCACAAAGATTGCTGACGAATTGCTGTCTTTGTTCCTGTCGGAAAGTGTAGACCGCATCGAATTAATCTACACCCGATTTGTTTCCTTAGTGAGCTCACGTCCAGTTGTGCAAACCCTACTTCCTTTAGATCCTCAAGGTTTAGAAGCCGCAGATGACGAAATCTTCCGCTTAACAACCCGTGGTGGTCAATTTGAAGTAGAACGCCAAAAAGTGACTACCGAAGCCCGTCCTTTCCCCCGTGACATGATTTTTGAACAAGATCCAGTACAAATTCTGGATTCATTATTGCCTTTATATTTGGGTAACCAGCTATTACGGGCATTACAAGAATCAGCCGCTAGTGAACTAGCCGCACGGATGACGGCGATGAACAACGCCAGTGACAACGCCGGTGAATTGATTAGAACCCTATCGTTGTCTTACAACAAAGCTCGACAAGCTGCAATTACTCAAGAACTTCTAGAAGTTGTTGGTGGTGCTGAAGCATTAACTTAGGGATTTGTCAATTGTTAGTTACAAAAAATAGCCAATTGCTAGTTGTTAGAACATTAGCGATTGGCTATTTTTAGTGTTTGCTACCAAAGATTATTTGCTAGATTCCACAATCATCGCGATGGCAAATAAGCAGAACAACAATATATAGCAATCCTATTTCAGTTGTGAAAAATATCGGTTTTGGCTGTTGACTGTTGACTGTCAACGGTTAACAGTCAACAACCATGCATGTAATATTTCACAAATCATTTAGGATTGCTATAGCTATTTTTAACAACCATTCTCCAACTTGTGCGTGTAATAATACCAATTTGAAGATTAGAAGGCACAACAGTCAGAGTTTAGTGTTGTTGGCAAAACGTTCAACACCAATCTCAAAGCATAGCTTCTCACCCTAAAGAAGGCATTGCCTTTGTTGCCAGATGAAGCTGCGATAGTTAGCTTTTTTTATTTAGGGAAAGTTAAATTTATAAAAATTGTAACCACCAAGATTTATTCTTTACCTTGTACTTAGCATACCAATTACATATTAGATAAAGAATAAAAACTATGAAAATCCATACAAGATAAACATACTGTAAATCATATCCATAATCTTTTGGCATAGCGCTAGATAATAGATAGGGCAGAGTTATTGCCTTCAATCCATATTTGGGTAAGGCTAGCAAAATGGCAGAAAAATGTATCAACCAAAGATGAATAATGTAAAAGAATAATGGTACCCTCCCAAAAATAATCAGAGGTTTGAGAACTGATAAGTTTTGATTTTCAAATATATAAAGTAGCAAAAAAGCTATCCCAAGTGTAATTAATAAATAAGCTAATGATGGGGGATATTTATTGCAATTGAGGAATGATAATATAGTTTTCAAAAATGTAGATTGAATTAACCAAGGTTTCGGATCACCATAAATGTTTATCCCTCTGATAACTACAAAGCTAAAAATTAAACCCCAACCCAAATTTTGTAACCAACGGAGGCGTTGAGTCTTGGTTTTAGTCATCACATATCCAAAGGCATAGCCACATACCATTACTCCAACCCAAGGGATAAGTGGATACACCAAGAAAAAGCGAATTCCTGATGTCGATACAAACATTGCCCGCTCGTGAAGAAATGACCAAAGAAAGCCAAAATTTCCTAGTTGTTTAGCTTGCACACTATCAAGCAAATTATGTCCAATAATCAGTAGGACTCCAAATATAGCTAGATTTCTCATGGGGAACTGGATTAGTAGTGCTAAAACAACCATAGACCAACCAATTGCCCATAGTACTCCTGCCATAAAAGTACCAGGAGAAAATGTCCATGCCAAACTAACTACAGTTAATTCCAAAAATATTAGCCAAAATCCCCTTATCAATAGAAAACGAGCTAGCTCTTGCTTTGTTTTTCCTCTTTTTAAGGAAAGATAAGCAGCCACACCTGCAAGGAAAATGAATGAAGGGGCACATAAATGGGTCATCCATCTCGTCAAAAATAGAAAAATATTTGATTGTTCTATATCCAACGCATTAAAACGAACATTAGAAAAAAAATCTCTGGTATGGTCTAATGTCATCAAAACCATCACCAAACCACGTAGTAAATCTATCGATACGAGGCGTTTAGTTCTGATTTGATCATCATTTTTAGGGTCGTTACTAGAAGCATTTGAATATATATCCATAATTACAACTTACGCCTAATGTGTAAGAAGCAAATTGCTGTTTATGCCTTCTATAGAATCAACGCAACTACCGACGGTATTTATGCAAATTTGTAAATAAGTTATATTTCTTTACTTAATGCTAGGGATGACTATGCCAAAAAAGATTTTTTAAGCTTAGAAATCTGTGGCTGCCGCAACCGCGCAAGAAAGCTGCGCTATAGTGGCTCCGAAAAGTATTGATCTACCTTGATTGTTACAACTCAAGTAAGAAATTAGAGACAGAAATTTCTGACTTTGAGGTTTTTATGTTTGTCTTTTTCCCCCTCATCCCCCTCATCCCCAACACATCTGTAATCCAGGATACCCACCAATAATTATCAAAAAGTAAAGTTTCTTGCGAAACTCCTGACAAGCGCTGATAATTGCCTCAAAGCTCAAGCATTAAGGAGAAGCTCAACATGACTTTAACCCGTGGGCGTAGGATTTTAGCGGCTTTGTTACTATCAGTATTATTGCTGACATCAGCCTGTAGCGCTAAAACCCCTGGACGTTTTGATCAGGCACAGCAAGAAAGCAGTCGCCAAAAAAGTGGTCAAGCAGTTGCTAAAAATGCAACTCAGGGTAGCAAATTGAACAAATTTTTCCCCAGTGGAGGGGATGGCTACCAGCGCGTTTATACTCAAGAGAAAAAAGGCTTTTCGGAAGCAAATTTGAAAAAAGGTGGCAAGGTTGTAGCGCAATTAGCCATTTCCGACACAACTAGTACTCCCACTGCAGCAGCAAAATTCTCTAATAGTAGCAAAAAAGTTGCTGGTTATCCTGCAGTCACACTTGGTAATACTCAAACTTCTATTTTGGTTGGTAAATACCAAGTAAAAGCAATTTCTAAAGACCCAACATTTACAGCCACAGACAGAGAAGCTTGGTTAGAAAAATTCGATCTGAATGGTTTGGCGAGACTCAAATAATACCAAATTGGCATAGTTAGTATTGTTTGAGAATCTGGAAGCAGCGTTGTGTTCTATGTTTTCAATTCTCAAATCCAAAATTGGTATAAGCTGCACAAGAGAAATAAAAATTACATCACAGCAATCAGGAGATTATTTTGAGTAAACCGATTTTTCAGTTGGTTGATGAACTACCAACCAGTGGTTTGACTATTTCTATGTTGAACGCCCTAGATTTTGTTGCTCCTGGTGAGTGGCAAAATACTGTAGGCTTTGTCAACACGATTAAAACCGTAACTGGTGAAAGTGACGAAGCCCTAATTCAACAAATTGGCGAACGGGCAATTTATCTATTCAACGATAAATCTCAAGGTTATCAAACAGCTTTATGGCTATATCAAACTGTTGATGGTACAGATAAAGCCTTAGGTGCAGCAGCTTTGGCTAATAAGGTGGGCGAAAAAATTCCCCTGTTAGGTTTTTTAAATAGTGTCACTCCCAAACCAGATAAAGCTCAAACTATTGACCTGACATTAAAAGTTGTGGCTGAATTGGTAGCTTTCTGTCAAATTAATGGCATTCCCGGAGATAGCATTGGTGATTTTGTGGCTTCTTTAGGTGAGTATGCTGGCGAATCTTTGATTCGCATGGTTGCATTAGTCTGCGTTGATGGTTTGATACCTTTAGGGCCTGACTTTATCAGCAAAGCTTTATCTAGTATCAGTCAAACAAATCCCCAGGAATTAGCACAAAACTCAACTTTTCAAAGTATCAAAGATGCTATCCCAGGTAACAATGATAGTGGGAAGCTGAACTTTATTGGTCAAAGCTTTGACTCAGTTAAAGGTTGGATGGGTGATCTAGTTAATTCCAATAATTTAACGCCACAAAACGTTGTTGGTCATTTACAAAATTTTGTCGAAATTTCTAATGATAAATTAGACTACCTGGGGGCGTTTTTGGATGTGGCAACTAACTACTATGAACACACAGGAACGCAAACTTTGGCGCGTCGTTTGATTGAACGAGCTGTAGCTGAGATTTAATCTGAGAGGTAATTGGTATTGAGTAATGGGTAATGTTTATATTTATCTATTACTCAAACCAATTATCAATAATCGAATTATGTAAAGGTTGCTGGGAAAAAGTAAAAGAGGCTTGCCTCTTCTGCCTCTCTCAATATAGTTATATTTATTTTTAACAAATAGTGGCGATCGCTATTTATTATGCATGAAAATTTTTATCAAAAATTACTATACATAAATTAAATGAAAAATAACCTCTTGCTCTCCAGGTTAATAACATTATGCCCTACTTTAATTGCCCTATACTGTACGATTTTGGCTCCGAAAGCGATCGCAGATACTTTTGACAAAGACTTGTCTAATTTTGTCTCCAGTGGCGGAACTGCGCTGTACTTAGGTGCTGGTGTGACCCTACCTCTATTGCAAGATGGGAAACAAGGCGGACAACACTCTTTACGAGCTTTAGACTCCCTGACTACCAGTACTCTGCTTTGTATTTCTTTAAAAGAAATCACCGATGTGAAGCGCCCCGATTCTGACTCCCGTGATAGTTTTCCCAGTTGTCATGCGACAGCAGCATTTGCGATCGCTACTGTACAAAGCCATTATCATCCGGGTTCGGCAATAATTTGGTATTCTGGCGCATCTTTGATTGCCTAT contains the following coding sequences:
- the atpH gene encoding ATP synthase F1 subunit delta, translating into MKSNVETAEVAQPYAQALMSIAQSQNLTEEFGEDARALLNLLKNSAPLQNLIDNPFIQPEKKKAVITQILGDGANQYLRRFLQLLVDKRRIFFLEAILQQYLALLRQLNQTVLAEVTSAVPLTEAQQQAVKDKVLSITNARQVELEIKTDRDLIGGLIIKVGSQVIDASLRGQLRRLSLRLSSS
- a CDS encoding phosphatase PAP2 family protein, translated to MKNNLLLSRLITLCPTLIALYCTILAPKAIADTFDKDLSNFVSSGGTALYLGAGVTLPLLQDGKQGGQHSLRALDSLTTSTLLCISLKEITDVKRPDSDSRDSFPSCHATAAFAIATVQSHYHPGSAIIWYSGASLIAYSRINLNRHRLTEVLAGAALGYLTAQLELSQKHGLILFPIISSDDAGESLVGLQVVGSF
- a CDS encoding F0F1 ATP synthase subunit gamma, coding for MPNLKAIRDRIQSVKNTKKITEAMRLVAAARVRRAQEQVLATRPFADKLAQVLYGLQTRLRFEEANLPLLKKREVKTVGLLVIAGDRGLCGGYNSNVIRRAENRAKELQAEGINYKFVLVGRKSIQYFQRRDQPIDATYSGLEQIPTAAEATKIADELLSLFLSESVDRIELIYTRFVSLVSSRPVVQTLLPLDPQGLEAADDEIFRLTTRGGQFEVERQKVTTEARPFPRDMIFEQDPVQILDSLLPLYLGNQLLRALQESAASELAARMTAMNNASDNAGELIRTLSLSYNKARQAAITQELLEVVGGAEALT
- the atpA gene encoding F0F1 ATP synthase subunit alpha yields the protein MSISIRPDEISSIIQQQIEQYDQDVKVANVGTVLQVGDGIARIYGLEKAMAGELLEFEDGTVGIAQNLEEDNVGAVLMGEGREIQEGSSVTATGRIAQVPVGEALIGRVVDALGRPIDGKGDIKSSESRLIESPAPGIIARRSVHEPMQTGITAIDSMIPIGRGQRELIIGDRQTGKTAIAIDTIINQKGEDVVCVYVAVGQKASTVANVVQTLQDKGAMDYTVVVAANASDPATLQFLAPYTGATIAEYFMYRGKATLVIYDDLSKQAQAYRQMSLLLRRPPGREAYPGDVFYIHSRLLERAAKLSDELGKGSMTALPIIETQAGDVSAYIPTNVISITDGQIFLSSDLFNAGIRPAVNPGISVSRVGSAAQTKAMKKVAGKIKLELAQFDDLQAFAQFASDLDKATQDQLARGQRLRELLKQPQNDPLSVYEQVAILYAGINGYLDDIAVDKVTSFTKGLRDYLKTGKPQYAEAVKSSKALGDAEEAALKEALTEFKKTFKATA
- a CDS encoding DUF1624 domain-containing protein, with translation MDIYSNASSNDPKNDDQIRTKRLVSIDLLRGLVMVLMTLDHTRDFFSNVRFNALDIEQSNIFLFLTRWMTHLCAPSFIFLAGVAAYLSLKRGKTKQELARFLLIRGFWLIFLELTVVSLAWTFSPGTFMAGVLWAIGWSMVVLALLIQFPMRNLAIFGVLLIIGHNLLDSVQAKQLGNFGFLWSFLHERAMFVSTSGIRFFLVYPLIPWVGVMVCGYAFGYVMTKTKTQRLRWLQNLGWGLIFSFVVIRGINIYGDPKPWLIQSTFLKTILSFLNCNKYPPSLAYLLITLGIAFLLLYIFENQNLSVLKPLIIFGRVPLFFYIIHLWLIHFSAILLALPKYGLKAITLPYLLSSAMPKDYGYDLQYVYLVWIFIVFILYLICNWYAKYKVKNKSWWLQFL